The Bacteroides sp. DNA segment AATTGGACACGCCCGTTTACTTTATCAGTCGAACTGGCTTTCCCTGGAAGGGAACTATTATCTGTTATCAAACATGGCCTACCTTGGGCCCGAGGCCCTTCCTCAGCAAAACACAAGTACCTTTAGCCTGCTCTCGGCAGGAATTGGCCTGAAGGCAGGCATCGGCGTTTTCCAGACAAGGCATAAAGTCCTTTACCAGTATGTTGGCGAACAGGAATTTGAGCAATTTCCAGAACTTGTCAGCTACCACTCGGTGTTTTTCGACTTTTCTCTGTTCAAAAAAGCGATGGATCTGAACGTGGGGTTCGACCTCTTTTATAATGGTCCTTATACGCCGATGGGATATATGCCGGTGGTGCGTCAGTTCTATGCCCAGGATGGGTTTGAGACCGACCACACCTTCCTTGCCGATGCTTTTGTAACCATAAAGGTAAAACGTACCCGCTTCTTCCTGAAAGCACAAAACATTACCAGCTTTATCCCTGATTTTCCCCAGGTTTATGCCATCCCCTTTTATCCTCTGCCCGGATTTGCCTTTAAATTTGGGGTCTCCTGGATGTTTTTTGATTAACAATGCTCCCTTTCCTGCTTAAGTAGAATCGTTATAAATAGCCGTTGTTGCAGGTTTCTATGGGTAAAAATTACTAATTTTGCCCCGTTGAAACATTGATCCTAACTGCCTTATAATAAGACTCTTTTTAAATAAAGCAAATATGACAAAAAAGAAAAAATTCATTACTTGCGACGGTAACCACGCCGCCTCGCATGTTGCTTACATGTTCAGTGAAGTTGCTGCTATCTATCCTATTACCCCCTCTTCTAATATGGCAGAGAATGTGGACGAGTGGGCAGCCCACGGACGCAAGAACATTTTTGGCGAAGAAGTGAAACTGGTAGAGATGCAGTCGGAAGGCGGAGCCGCCGGTGCAGTTCACGGTTCTTTACAGTCCGGTGCCCTTACCAGCACCTATACCGCTTCTCAGGGCCTTCTGCTTATGATCCCCAATATGTATAAAATCTCCGGCGAATTGCTCCCTGGCGTGTTCCACGTATCCGCCCGCAGCCTTGCCGCCCAAGCCTTATCCATCTTTGGTGATCATTCTGATGTGATGAGCACTCGCCAGACCGGCTTTGCCCTTTTGGCTACCGGTAGTGTCCAGGAGATCATGGATGTAGCCCCAGTGGCTCATCTGGCTGCCATAAAGTCGAGGGTTCCTTTCTTGCACTTCTTCGATGGTTTCCGTACTTCTCACGAAATCCAGAAGGTAGAAGAAGCCAATCAGGAAGAACTGGCAAAACTAATGGATGTGGAGGCCCTTCAGGCATTCCGCGACAGGGCCCTCAACCCTGAGCACCCCGTAACCCGCGGTACCGCACAGAACCCCGACATCTATTTCCAATCGAGGGAAGCTGCCAACCGCTTCTATGATGCCGTTCCCGATATTGTTGAAGATTATATGAAAGAAGTCTCCAAAATAACAGGACGCGAGTACCATCCCTTTACTTATTACGGTGCCGCCAATGCCGAGAATATTGTCGTCGCTATGGGATCCATTACGGAAACTTTAAAGGAAACCATCGACCATCTCATCGAAAAGGGTGAAAAGGTGGGGCTTATTTCCGTACACCTTTACAGGCCTTTTTCGGCTAAATATTTCTTCAAGGTTTTGCCTAAAACCGTTAAGCGTATCACTGCCCTTGACCGTACAAAGGAACCCGGCGCCAATGGCGATCCCCTCTACCTTGATTTACGCGACTTGTTCTATGGCAAAAAAGATGCCCCCATTATTGTTGGTGGACGCTATGGACTGAGCTCTAAGGACACTATTCCTGCTCATATGATCGCGGTGTTCGATAATATGAAAATGGCCGAACCCAAGAATCAGTTTACCGTGGGTATCGTTGACGACGTGACATTCCATTCGCTGCCCGTTGGGGAAGATATTGATGTTTCTCCCAAAGGCAACTATGCAGCCAAATTCTACGGCTTGGGTTCTGATGGTACTGTAGGTGCCAACAAAAACTCCATCAAGATCATTGGTGATACCACCGATAAATATGCCCAGGGTTACTTTAGTTACGATTCCAAGAAATCAGGCGGTATTACCGTATCCCACCTTCGTTTTGGGGATTCACCCATCCGCTCGCCCTACCTGATTAACTCAGCTAATTTTGTTGCCTGCCACGTTCCGGCGTATCTCGAAAAGTACGATATGCTCAAGGGACTGAAAAAAGGCGGTACTTTCCTGCTGAACTCCATCTGGGAGGTGGAAGAGACCCAAAACCGCATCCCCGACCATATGAAGAAGTATATGGCCGAAAAAGAGATTAAGTTCTACATCATCAATGCTACCCAGATTGCAGAGGACATTGGCCTGGGCAACCGTACCAACACCATCATGCAGTCGGCTTTCTTTAAAGTGGCCGAAGTGATTCCTTACGATAAAGCCGTGAAGGAAATGAAGGATGCCATTTATAAGACCTATGGCCGTAAGGGGGAAGAAGTGGTACGTATGAACAATGCAGCTGTTGATCGCGGTGGATCAGAGGTCATCCGCGTTAAAGTACCAGCCGATTGGAAGGATGTAAAAGTGAAAGCGCCTGAAAAGCGTAAGGATGTTCCTGATTTTATCAGTGATATAGTATTCCCCATCAATGCCCAGAAAGGCGATGACTTGCCGGTTAGCGCATTCCTCGACCGCGAAGATGGTACTTTCCCGGCAGGAACTACTGCATACGAGAAAAGGGGTATTGCAGTCCACGTTCCTGAATGGCATCTGGAGAATTGCATCCAGTGTAATCAGTGTTCTTATGTCTGCCCCCACGCAGTGATTCGTCCTTTCCTGATGACCGACGAAGAACTTGAAAAAGTGGGCAAGGACACCCCTGTGCTTGATATTACCAAGGGTAAACTTGCCGGCTATAAATATCGCATGCAGGTGAGCCCACTCGATTGCACCGGATGCGGTAACTGCGTCGACGTATGCCCAGCCCCTGAAAAGGCGCTCGTAATGGAAACCCTTGAATCACAGTTGCACGAAAATGAGCGCTGGGATAAGATCATTAAGAATGTTACCTATAAAGATACCATCGTTGACAAGCAGCAGTCTGTGAAGAACAGCCAGTTTGCCCAACCGCTATTTGAATTCAGTGGTGCTTGTGCGGGTTGTGGTGAAACGCCTTACATTAAGCTTATCACTCAGCTTTATGGCGACAGGATGATGATTGCAAATGCAACAGGTTGCTCCTCCATTTATGGTGGTTCGGCTCCCGCAACCCCCTATACCATCAACAAGGACGGTCGCGGTCCCGCTTGGGCCAACTCCCTGTTTGAAGACAATGCCGAGTATGGCTTTGGCATGGCTACTGGTGTTACAAAGCTTCGCGAACGCATTGCCCGCCTGATGGAAATCGGTCTCGACGAAGACCTGGGCGCAGATGCCAAAGAAGCCTTTAAACTCTGGCTGGAAGGTATGAACGATGCCCTCAAGTCAAAGGAGGCATCTGATAAAGTGGTGGCTGCCCTCGAAAAGGAAAAACTCCCCATTGCCAAACAAATCCTTGACCTAAAGCAATACCTGGTGAAGAAATCTGTCTGGATCTTCGGTGGTGATGGCTGGGCTTACGACATTGGTTATGGTGGCCTCGACCACGTAATAGCTTCAGGTGA contains these protein-coding regions:
- the nifJ gene encoding pyruvate:ferredoxin (flavodoxin) oxidoreductase; this translates as MTKKKKFITCDGNHAASHVAYMFSEVAAIYPITPSSNMAENVDEWAAHGRKNIFGEEVKLVEMQSEGGAAGAVHGSLQSGALTSTYTASQGLLLMIPNMYKISGELLPGVFHVSARSLAAQALSIFGDHSDVMSTRQTGFALLATGSVQEIMDVAPVAHLAAIKSRVPFLHFFDGFRTSHEIQKVEEANQEELAKLMDVEALQAFRDRALNPEHPVTRGTAQNPDIYFQSREAANRFYDAVPDIVEDYMKEVSKITGREYHPFTYYGAANAENIVVAMGSITETLKETIDHLIEKGEKVGLISVHLYRPFSAKYFFKVLPKTVKRITALDRTKEPGANGDPLYLDLRDLFYGKKDAPIIVGGRYGLSSKDTIPAHMIAVFDNMKMAEPKNQFTVGIVDDVTFHSLPVGEDIDVSPKGNYAAKFYGLGSDGTVGANKNSIKIIGDTTDKYAQGYFSYDSKKSGGITVSHLRFGDSPIRSPYLINSANFVACHVPAYLEKYDMLKGLKKGGTFLLNSIWEVEETQNRIPDHMKKYMAEKEIKFYIINATQIAEDIGLGNRTNTIMQSAFFKVAEVIPYDKAVKEMKDAIYKTYGRKGEEVVRMNNAAVDRGGSEVIRVKVPADWKDVKVKAPEKRKDVPDFISDIVFPINAQKGDDLPVSAFLDREDGTFPAGTTAYEKRGIAVHVPEWHLENCIQCNQCSYVCPHAVIRPFLMTDEELEKVGKDTPVLDITKGKLAGYKYRMQVSPLDCTGCGNCVDVCPAPEKALVMETLESQLHENERWDKIIKNVTYKDTIVDKQQSVKNSQFAQPLFEFSGACAGCGETPYIKLITQLYGDRMMIANATGCSSIYGGSAPATPYTINKDGRGPAWANSLFEDNAEYGFGMATGVTKLRERIARLMEIGLDEDLGADAKEAFKLWLEGMNDALKSKEASDKVVAALEKEKLPIAKQILDLKQYLVKKSVWIFGGDGWAYDIGYGGLDHVIASGEDVNILVMDTEVYSNTGGQASKSTPIGAIAKFAASGKRVRKKDLGMMALSYGYVYVAQVAMGANQNQYLKAIREAEAYPGPSLIIAYSPCINHGLRAGMGKSQQQTQDAVEAGYWHLYRYNPALEAEGKNPFQLDSKEPDWSKFQDFLSSEVRYSSLKKAFPKEADALFKAAQENAKWRFETYKRHAAMEYSKAE